GggaaattaactttttgatttttaatggacATGACAACCAAGCAAAAACTCACATCCTCTTCTCTTACGTTTTAAGTTTCTTGAAAGATGACACCATCTTTagtaattttactaaaactagaCAATGTCTGGCAGTAAGGGCTAAATGACAGCCTCCCTATGTTATGTTCATCTATTATAAGCAGCATTCAGCAGCTGACTTTTTTGCAGCTTTTGCACCAGCCTTTAATTTGGGGGAGTGGCATATGGAGGACTGTATATCGTTTTCTAAAACAGTCAAACAGTTGGACTCGGTAAATGCACATTAGTTGAActagtgatcctaaattggccttagtgtgtgcttgtgtgtgggtgtcctgtgatggactggagccctgtccagggtttgttaccCACCACTGTGCCCTATGGTAacgggataggctccagcagacccccgtgaccctattcaggacaaagcgggttaggaaatgactgactaactttaCTGATCTAACCCCTGGGTTAATCTTTATGTTCTATATTGCATTTCAGTACAGATGTCATTCTAAAACACTGCTGTTGCAGGGGAGCTATGAAGAAAAtcgtacagtacagtatatgtacttaCAAGTggaaggcagttagataatataCCTTGACTGTAGATTGTTAAGCAGTAATAATAAGCTCAGATGCTGCATCAGTGTCATGGAACTTCTACTGGGAATCTGGAAGGCATTTTATCACAAGGGTTCCACATTACACAACTCGAATTTGCAAGCAATTAGTGAAAGCAGATGTTTTACTTCTGTTTAGATCctgtacaaattcttaattttcattaaatttgtttGGATTCAGATACACAAGTTTTGCCTTTCTGACAAGTGTGAATTACATTGGATATTTCAATATCATACAACTGTATTGACCTATGGGATAGAGCTTTCCTTTTCTCAAAATGCTAAGTCAAAGCGGCATAATTTCAGTGAAAAAAATACTAGCAATAAGCTTTTACAAGTTTAATAAAACAGAATTGTAAAAGTTAATTGGGAAATGAATACACTTATGTAAATGTGGAATACATTAGAGTTCCTCACAAGCCAGTGAAGATTTAACAGGCACCTAAGAATAATCGtttagaataaaatataaaatgtgtacatGCCAAAAAGCAATGTACAAAAAATTAACTGAGGGTTTAGAGAAATGTATAAAAAAGTTAAGAATATAGAAtacagtgaagaagaaaaaaagttttaagtagccacaaagtgcaatgcaaagcttGTTCTGTATCTGTCTGCCTTTCTTACTATTTATTAGTCTTTAAACTCCTGAATGACTTTAATCTTAAAGTGTACagtgattttattgttttatttattgtgtgcaAAACTTGAAGCACCGCTTTTCATTGCAATACATTTAATGGATTGGATTAAAGCTTACTACTAAAAatcaaacttaaaataaaaacatagtacCTCATTCATATAGCAATCTCAAATATGACAATTATTATTGCTGGGCTCAACAATTTCTTTAAAGCCAAAGCTGTTAAACAGAAGCCCAAAAAACTAATTTGGCTGTATAAAGTTTCAGTTTGAACCACTAAATCTGTGATGGCTACAGTAATTAATTATGTACAGTCACTCATTTCTCAgataatcacacaagaagtagTAGCATAAAGCAATGCATCATTTGTGAAATACCGCCACtgcattttgtttgaaaaattttAGAAAACTACCATTTCTCTCCTAGAAAAATAGCTTTCAGTGTTGGCCACTTTAGTCGTGATATGTTAAATCGTCCAGCTGTCCCAAAAAGCTATTTCTTTAAGGCCCTTGTATGTGAAGGTCCTGCAATAACCCTTTAAAGATTTCACTTCACAAATTACAATTGTGATGTAACGATTGTGCCGGTACTAAATCTTAGCCTTATTAAGCCAGCTTGgatgtatattttttcattgttcttaTTATTAATTACTGCATTTCCAGTATATTAATTAGTAACCTATTTGCAAATAACACCTTGATCAGTGCTCATGAATGTTTGAGGTGCTTGTTTGTTAAAAGTAGGCCAGTACTATTCTACATGCTTAGCAATTAGTGAAGTATACAATAAAGGCTAAAGCCTAAGGATAACCATGTTTTCAATATGCATTTATCTGCAGAGTGCTTTTCATGTTCACTGCCAGATTAACTAGGGAATGGGAAACATTTGGTTGTGAGGCAAGAAAGAATGTCTTTAAATTACCCTTGATGCCGCACATGCCCTAGGCAAACCCATGGTGTAGTCTACCTCATCCTCCCACCTGGTGCTTTAGACAGTTAGCTGCATTATCATGATAAATGCAATCTGCTTGTCACCATTAGTAAAGAGAACATCACTCCAGTTGCATTTTGCCCAAACCGTTGAAAAGCACTTGTCACACTTAAAAATTCTCAAAAAGGTAGCATATTCCTGTATTAGCAACATGCAGTTTATGCAAGGAGTACATGTTTTCAGACTACTGGTGTTATACCTTAACAGAACTCAAGTTCCCACTGCTTGCTGCCTTTGACACTGGCACTTCTACAGTGCATCCTCTAAAGACTACATGAACACTTGGTGTATtgtgaaaaatacaatgcagtacAACATTCAGCAGTTATTTGCATTCTTGATGATTATCTTGGTTATGCTTTTTAACTATAGATGTCATTAAGAAGTTATTTGTTGCCCTAGTTTTTCTGGAGATAACACTGCACTTCTTTCAGTTCAGATTTGCTTCTTACAGTCACCAAATTTATAAGGGAAACTCCTCTTAAAAATCAATGTTGCCTCATACTGTATCTATTGTAACTACAACAAGGTGACTGTATTATTAAGCTCTCTTATTTAATATTGATATGTAATTGTgtcttattttattaaaagttatGTTTTGCATAAAGGAAGTATTGTtgagtgttttaattttaagagCCTCACAAGTTAAACTTTCTTCTTACAAAGACTTGAAGGAAAAGGTGAAGAGAATGTTTTAAATCTGACTGTGAAAGTAGTGTTCTGCACTcttgcttttatatattatttaaaacttgCTAACATATGACAATTGCACATTTAAGGAATTTGTAATTTAAACtgtaaatttcttattttaaaactatGTCACCTTGGATGCCAAAAACAAGCAACAACCACAAATTCAATAATGGAGTCACTGATGCTAATGCTGGAGAAAAATACACCCCCAGAGattaatttctgaaaaatctACATGCACCATGACCACTCCCTTTCATACATCACAGAATTCAACCGAAAAGTGATGATGCATGACATGAGAGACAGTATAGGGATTATTAATGGGCCAAATGAATCTATTTTTCTTGAATAAGGTTTGTACACACGGGATGCATCATCACATTCAATGTTCCATGGAAAGTCTTGTGCTAATGAATTTGGACCGGGGGAAATTTAACTGGGGAATGAAACTTGATCCAGAGTCCAAACGACAACTGACACAATATAATCATGTTGAATCTCCAACACCAAAGAAATCCAAGGTCTAACATAATGTTGAGGGTATAATAAAGACATACTACATGTCTCAAAGCCACACCACTCAATATTACAATGACTTGCTTTGTTATTTGCAACAGTCATTTAGGGAAAACTGTCAGGATTGTTGTTGACCATACCCTTCTACATCAGGACAATGTGTGGCACAGAAAAGTTTTGTGAGTGTTTATTCAAATATACATAACAACTAAAATCTCAGTAATGTACAGAGAATTCCCCCCTCTTATAAATAAGCACAGATTCATAGGATCTACTTATGACATATAGTAGTTAACAGACAGTAAGTgaattttacttttacaaataatTTTCTCTTGAATTTTACagagataaatacacacataaaaaataaagcaagatgCATAACATATTTTGAGACCATTCCTGTAAGCATGTTTCACTTTGTTTTGACAGAAAAACAAGGACAATATTGTATCTGGCTGTAGTGATCTGCTTAACAGAAGTAAAATGAACCCAAATAGAGTGCATTTCAAGCTTTGCAACAAATGTAGCCAATCCAAAAGCCTTTGGGTCTTTGtgtacaaaaacagcagacagttCTCTTTCCAAAGATGAACTATGCCATAGGATGAGACATCAATATGCCATACAGCTCACTTCAATCACAAGATCCATATGAACACAGAAATGGACTTTCCTTAAGGTTTTTTTCCTTCTCCCTCTTGCATGACATAAACTCTCAGGGATACACTTTGATCttattcaacagaattattttatttatttttttttttactgttcacaCACTGGCTGGAGAAACAAGAATGTGGGACAGGAAGGGCATTTTTTGCAACACCCTAAATGTCAACTCCTCTCTGCTTTCAAAATTAGTGTGtaatttaagtttttaatttcattcatttctaCTTCAGTTTAAAACTTGTGAAAAGCAAATTTCACACTTAGTAAACAACatgataattacatttttaatatttttgtaagaaGAAATCTCAAACagcaattcaataaaagatacagCTTTACACTTGATACAAACATTGATCCCCCACCACAAAAAGAATTCCAACACACTGAACACTCAGCCAAGTTTGCCTACCTAATCAGAAcagttatactgtataacaaaagacTCTATTCTTAAGTTGCTCCTCACCTTTATTTTAACAGCAAACAAGCTTGTGGTGTTAATGAATGGCATTAATGAATTCTTAACAAAGTCCAAATATGCTTAAACCATTCCTCactgagaaaaataaatcagattaCAATAATATTAAGAGAGACCTTACTATTAGAATGAACAACTGTTAGAGTAGTGGCCACTAATCTTTAGTATAGATTGAAGCAGCTGAACAGATACTAATATTCTTCTCCTTCTGGTATGAAGATTTTGTTTGACTGCTTTATTTACTATTTGAATAGTTCAGTGGGCACCAAGGACCGTAATTTAACAGTCTTGTCGCACCACAATGCTTTCCATTAAACCCTAAGCCTAATATGCCCCTTTGCAGTTGTTGCTCAAGTTAAAGAGTgttttctaaatacagtatatttctgtcattttatGATTTGGCAAACCAAAAACTACTTGCTGGTGCAGTGATCATTAGTCTCTGGGGCAGCCtgaatttatatttagaaaatataGTGAATCATCCAGTTTTATTAAGACTTAGTAACTTTGGTTCTTTTTCTATCTAACCTGAGGTGTTTCTTGATATTCTACAGTAGTTACTTGACTACAAACTTACCTACTGTTGGGGAAAAGTATATCTGTTCCACTCAAGTACAATTCAATCTAGGGGTTGTCCACTTTGTGGATTGATCTATAGAGTCAAAGTAACTGTTAAATATTGACatcatgaataaaaataaatgttacttttatataatgtaaatgtttaaaacattttcctCTGGAAAACTAAGACTAGCAAACACATATCTCTTGTAATGCTGGCTCCTGCGACTAGCACAAACATGCTAATGAAAACAACAGAAACCAGACTTGTAGTGGTAAAAAAACTGATATACCATGAATATAATGTTCCTAATTTCAGCAAATGCACATAAAGAAACACAAACCTATTTACCTATCCTTCCATTTCCTTTAATCTGTTTAATCACTTTAGGGTTGCACAATGGAAGAGCTTATTTTGGCAGTATCATGAACAAGGCAATGATGCCACAGTATAggtcaccctctctctctctcacacacacttaCAATAAGAGAAAAAGCAAGAACTTGCAAACTTCTTACAGAGAGTGTGCAGGATTTTGAACCCAGTCTTCACAAGCTGTTTGGCAGCAATGATATCCTCTGTGCTGTCCACCATAAAGTATGTGTAGTGTATACATATCAAAACATAAACAGATTAGTGATACAAGATACGTGCAACCTTTCACAGTGATTCAAAATTGACTGTAGGATAAAAGATAGAGTATGTATGCTCATTCATAGCACAGCTCATGTCAGGGTTTTCGGCGCCATGGGGACCAGCTGTAAGAAGGCTGCCGGTTTTACAAAACCCAGGTTTATTCACTCTACTTTGTTAATTAACATTCCAGATTTTACTTTCTAAGCATGCCTAAAAAATAGGCCTATGCCTGTTTCTGCAGATTCAGTAAGGATTCAGTAAAGACCCAAACcctaagtttgttttttattctcaCGTATTTTAGCCATAAATTGTGGAatagttcttttaaaaaaatcatgattTACATCATGAAAACATTTTGCTTCTCTTATGAAAactattttcaacttttttttacagaaacaaactacaaatgtaaaacacaaaataaagtaaaGGATTCATCagtcataaaaatgtaattatttataattgAATAACCTCTTTCAAAATACTACACTTTGCCTCCACTAACCACTGAAGTCGTCTATTGCAATCCTCTGCCATCAGTCTTCTTCCTTCTCTAATAGGATCTCGGTCATCTGCTGGTCTGAAACAGCTGCAGTCCGACAGAGTCCCATCGCTTCACTAAGGAGTGTGGCAAGAATATGTTTACACTAAGAGGAAAGTGTTGAGAAAACAGGTATGAATTAAACAATGCTCCACATACCTATCTTGACCTTGTAAATACATTTATGTCAAATACtattaaaagaaaacttttttatatttaaaacaacaaacaacaaaaaagagagcAATAGAGTAAAATGTCAAATTCTTATCTTCTTTAAGTGTGTTTAGGCTACGTACTCACCTTCTGATTTCTTATATGGACAATGAACAGAAATAACATTATATCCCAATCCAGGCACATAGTCCTGTGAGATTTAATACTGTTTACAAATGCAGAGCTTCAGTATGTTAAATAATAGGTATAAATTGCCACCTAACCACAAACCTAAAGAACTTTGCAAGTGACTCGGATTAAAGGGCATATATAAAAGATGATGCCATTTTCCCAGACAAAACgactaaaaaaataaactggaaagacTCATAATGAAGCAAACTGTAGCATCTTTCTTTTATCTACTCTATCGCCTTTGTATGTGAAACAAATTCATTTATAATATGTATTCTTTCCAGTATCTAAACAGATGCTGGAGCAGTatcattttcttcagtttattaAAGTTGTTATTGCCTGTGATCAACAGCAAAAGTGTCTGAATCTCATTATAAATGTTTACATgttttgaatataaaagcataagtacctaagtaatttagaaaaaaaggaCTACAACCCACTCCTAGACCTTTCTATGTTCAACTGTTTTCCTTACCACCAGTTCATTTCTCTTGTTTAACTATTCACGTTTAATTAGATAGCATGTTTCTTTTGCCAGCTTATCATtatataatttactttaaaaaatctaCTTTACCAAAATGTTAAGACTGTAGTCCCTTACTAAAAATTGCCCAAGTTATGAACACTTTTCAGATCTTTTGTGttagcaaatacattttttgatatgTTTGAAGTAATGTGTATATCTGTTTCCAGTACAGATTGGAAGTCCCAGCTCTGCCCTTTCTCTTCCCTAACATCTGCACAATTCACTTTCAGAATATTATAACCACATTCATTAGCtatttttcagtgtttcatgACTAGAACACATTTATTCACAATGTGATCGCTACAAAAGGCTGTATAGATGCATGTCTAGAAACACTCCCTCCATTAACAACAAACTATCATCTGTAATAAATGAGGCTTTCCTAAAACTCCCTCATCtctcttatgtttctttttttacaatatacaggATTTAGTCCTTTTGAAGGACACAAACAACAGTGAACAAGGTTCTCCAATTAAAGTTAAATTACtatttaaacctgcttaactcatTAGTTAATAATTAGTTAAAATTCTTATTAATATTAGttgataatttaattttaaataattaaaataaagagacATTGAAAATTTAGATAATGTATCTAACTCTTGTGTCCCAGTGTGCTTTCACTTAAGTTGCACCTTTTCAAATTGCCAGAACTGTATATATCAGGCaaataacattattcaaagtgcGGCTTTTCTCTCCTCTACACACAAGGCCAAGCAAGTTCTTTATTCTGACTGGGAAATACTCTTCCTATCTGCTAACCAAAATTAAGACAATCTAATGGTTTGCTccataacatattttaaatatgttaatttcAATATATAATTCTGGTATATTGCGAAGCACCATTCTTCTTTTAAGTCACacctatgtttttttctttatttgtagctCCAATAATTATTAAAGTGTGTTTAAGGATGTAACCCAAAAAGTATCAATTTCTTAAAACTAGGCATTTTCCTTACATATACTGCAGCTCACACAACTTTGTATTTAAAGGCAGTAATGTCTCTAACTCCAAATATATTGCTTTAATATATAGATCTGATTGCAATATGAGTTGTGTCATCTACTTACTTTTATATTCTTACATCGTTATTGTTCTACAAACTTAAGATGCACATTTCAGAACATAAAATCAATATATGgtcataaaatgtaaaacattttgtctCTAGACATTTTACTGATGCAAAACATAACATCTGCTGTTCTCAAGTGTATGGTTTTGGAAATTGCCCTCTTTTTGGATATGGATGAATAATTTCAATAATTCACTACTCTGCCATGAAGAGTTTTAGATTTATAATTTTTGCATATGCAGCATTATGGGACTCATTGAATAGTCCAGCTTTATATAAATAGCCCAGATTGGGGCACTTTTTCATTTCCAATTCTTTACCACTTTCAGTCCTCAGTTTGGTCACGAGTATGGCATTTACAACTGTCAATTATGAAAGTGGCAACTTCACTTTTAATTCTTTTGCAGTATTTAAAACTTAGTTTACATAATTCGAACCATCCTTTTTGTAGCACTTTGTCTTCTATGATGTGATCCTGTCCctgttgaaactttttttttttttttttacagagctgAGCAACAGTTCTTTAATAATGTTTGGATAAATTAATCTAGAGCATTAGTTAGTTAACTTGATTTCAATCTCATTTTTCCTTATTGAGGAATGAGACATATTACACTTTAGGtgagataaatacacacatacatacatacacatacactggCATGGTGGCTGTAGTACAACTGTGCTGATCTGTGCTCATTCTCCATATTCCCAAAgtatcttgatttatttagaCACTTCACTCTAATCTTTGGCCCTGAAGAAGGTGTTCCTTAAAACACCTTGGCCACAGATGAAGATACAGTACTCCATCTTGTGATGAGTGAAGGTTACAAATACTCTGGATTTCTTATTTGCCAGTAGTCTCCTTAACCTGGGATTCTAAGAGACACAACATCAGATTTGGTTATGGATTTTTCATGAACTACAGTAATGTTTAGGTCCTTCCACACCATTTTGGTATTACTTCTTATAGGTAGTATTTTATGTCATACATGTGTCTGGTAAAGATCACTTGCTCAGTTGCTTTAAGTTGATCTCCTTAtataatttgtattattgttaataacTATGTATTcatgatattttcacattttcattttttattttagtttcgaGTTACCTACTCCTTCATAACTATTTTTGTCGTACTTATGTGATACTTCtagttttttatttatactcataaTTGTATTTCTTGATTTGCACAGATGTTTCATcgtttaaaataatttgtatatgtttgtctttgttttcaattacatgtacatgtatttataattttcttgttaagtatatattttcttttttttcgaatcagttttgattgttattttcttgtattgcacagttgtgtttttgttaaacaaGGTATTTCTGTCATTGctctcatttgttttttcttgttctatttcttatattttttctgatatttcaCTTGCTGCCTCTTCATGtataccagttttttttttattatacactgTTATTTTTTCACCCAGTTGATAGACTTTTCAAATACTTTGTATGATAaactataattttattatttagtattacatAATCACCGCAGCCTCTTGCCCTGTTGTCTATAGGAATTGAATATAGTCACACCTACCAACAAACCATCATTCCTCTGCAGCACAGAGAAGGCAAATGCTGGACAGGGGCAGTACAGGCAGGCAACATAGCATGTGTACAGCCTCCCCGAACTTCCCATTACCtgtaaaattcagaaaaaaaactgtcagACTCATCTAACAAGAAATCTTAGACATgagatttttgcattttgtatgtttATAGTTTTCTAACTAAACCAGAATctactcaatgtttttttttattattatattgcatACTACATTTATTATTTCAGTTATCCAAAAATGTACTCTTGTACACGGGTACAAAAATATATCTGATTACAGGAGGGTGGCTTATGGAGAACTGATGTAAAAAcagtgataaaaaagaaaaatattctgagACCAGAATAATTAATCACTCTTGtgtataaaatgaatattgttgcAACAATTCTTGAAAGGAAATAAAGCCATTGATGCTGTTATTATTGTCTGATATAGCAGAATAAGCAAGGAGGACATTAAATTTGACATAATCAGTTACAgggaaaaactgtttaaaataaaaattagcagCCTGGTACTGAATGAATTCCGAAGTGAACTTAATAAGTGGTTTAAGACAATGTAGCATAAGTTTGTATGGCTAGATTTTACTGCAAAAAAAGACTGCTTCCCTCAGACAAGccagaaattaaaatatatctTGTTCTGCTTTTGCTAAAAGATCTATATTATTTGGCAAATACAAGAAACTACACTAACGTTAGAAGTCTTGAAACAAAACCAAAGTTGTACGCAGaatagaaacattttcataagttGAGACACTCGTTCAATTGTGATCTTATATCGCAAGATGTCATGAGTCACATAACATGGCATGAAATGCCTAGCaaactaaaacacaaaacagaggGTCACATAAAATTTGATTatttgtaaaatacaaaagtgcaaaaaaagTTATTGACTACTCATACTGAAACTGGACACAATACAGTCTGAATACCCTAAAACTAGGAATGGCTAT
This portion of the Polypterus senegalus isolate Bchr_013 chromosome 6, ASM1683550v1, whole genome shotgun sequence genome encodes:
- the zswim7 gene encoding zinc finger SWIM domain-containing protein 7 gives rise to the protein MTLVLPAVAKEILGDVKKAYEKTSKIPDELLLALKFVFGPLVLLALDLVDQRAVTNVTSPSGRKVIQVMGSSGRLYTCYVACLYCPCPAFAFSVLQRNDGLLCKHILATLLSEAMGLCRTAAVSDQQMTEILLEKEED